In Erigeron canadensis isolate Cc75 chromosome 8, C_canadensis_v1, whole genome shotgun sequence, the DNA window TTAAACTAGTTTTGAATTGCACAAgcattttatggtttttttacTCTAAATCTTAACCACTGACATATTTATATACCCATCAACTTAATCACATTTACttatattttgaaataaaaataagttagatTTTTTTCATACTACACATGTATGtgcctctatatatataactacactAGTGTCTAGGTATATATCTTTCATGAAGTGATGAAACTACAATCTTACATGAGGTACAGGGAATATAGGatgaaaaagaaaggaaaatattaacttaatgttagttatagaaaaaaaaaaacatattgacAAATTTGCTCtattaatacttaaaaaaatacACGTGTCAAGAATTAAGCCTTGATTTTTTTAAGAGGACGAAAAACATTTATTGAATGAGCTAATATCACATtgacataaaaattaaaaaaaatgagtgtaGAATGAATTTTTGTCAACCGAAGCTAGGAGATGCACAAGAGGTTTTATTCATATCTCATGGATTTTGAACTTTAAAGATGACATGTTCCTTGAAGAGCCACTTACGATAACGCATGCCCGGTTTAGACATTGTAGTTTATCTTTACTTCCCGAGTGACATTCACTATTTTTTGAAATACGTTGTTCCAAAAAAAGAAGTGACTTTTTCTTTTGAGGGAAAATGATCTAGTGGCAAGAGTGCTTGTTTCATCACAATAGGTATTAAGTTTGATAACTACTTTATACATATATGAGGTgactatgattattttatttccatttacGGTAGACATGAGCATTTTCATCCGTATAtttaggttgttttttttttaaaggtgaatttcgtaagaaacttcgtgtcgcgattcgacagcggaaggtctaacatacgttgtcttaaccggatccacgttagagagctccctcaaAGCAGAAATGTATATTTCAAATATCCAATGGGAGAAAACCTCTTATTAATtagcccgaaggcacgacaatTAATAAGAGTAAACCCTGCTTTCAGACTTGAACTTGAATAAATCCAGATCAAACCCTCATGGAAAGACTGCCTATATCTCATAATTGACAAAGTGTGGACTCGAACCGGTGACAGAAGAGTCAGCAAGTGGGAATCCAACCACTGAGGAAACTAATCATTTAGGTGATAAAAGTTTTTCATCAAATAGTTTAAATTGAAATCTATTTTATCATTTGTGTTAAAACATTTTAATGCAAACCCGATTAACGTATGTCACGTCTTCactttagaaaaacaaaaaaaagaaagactTCAAAATTAGAGGTATGATATTCTGTATTGAACTATTAAATGTGGttgaaatatttcttttaaTGCCCATTCCATGCTTCTCAAAGTCGTGAATCATGATGTGATATTTGATGCCCACACCCTTTTATCTACCTTTTCCTATGGTCCGGCCCCgtgaatatatatgtttatcgttattataaatatatatttttttaaagatgttgATAATTTGCTTACAAATAAAGTATCTAacttacgttgttttaaccaagtccgcgctagagagtcccctcaccctcaatacttagtaggaggagaaaccccaactaaaccgcccgaaaGCACGACATTTAATTTGGATAAAACATGCCCATCCGCAAGACTCAAATCTGTTTTACTGGAGTACTTTATTTGTAAAAATCCTTGAAATGTTTTTCCCATGtttcgaactcgagacctccagcATGTAAATCTAGTGCTAAACCACTGAGGTATGAGCTATAACGGGAAGTActgttattataattatcacaAGTATTGTTAACATTGCTAGAAACCATATACGTATCTTGTATTAATAATACTCCTTacgtcccatattaagtgtcttaatttgactttttgagtctttttctttcaactttgaccgtaaatatttttgtttgtgttatataacacttaataTAACATATGTAAGTAGATTGAGTTTtagatgtacttttcattgatataactttcatcaactaatatataacacaaacaaagatatttacgatcAATTCGGAAAAAAAGACTTGACTagtcaaaacaaaacaattaaaatgggacagTGAGagtaatataactatataagtaccaacaaacttaattaaaaaaggTTAATGGCCATATTATTTTAGAAATACCCTATAATTGATAGAAGGATGTATGTTAATTCTGGTATCGTTGTTATGATGTCTAAAAATTGACATGAAGTTGGTCTCAATCAACAAGATTATAGTTTGAAATTGTTAGATACGTTAACGAAATTTTGTTATCACTAAAACTATCCTTCATACACTTGGTTATGAATGAATGTATATGGAATTATTTAATACATGTAGAATAACAAAGACTTAAGAGTTGATTTATAATAGAAAGTTTATATAAATGGAATGTTCCTATATGAATTTAGGTCAAAAAAGACTTAGAGAAGAACCAGtaataagtatataaaaataaaatcaacgACTTCGATTGATATCTAAAGTAATAAAAATAGAATCGGGGGAGGCATGACTACAAGGTTCACCCCGGGACGGAAGCCAAGGGGCGTGCTAGGAGTGTGgtgtattataaataaaaaataaaaaattattaattaaaacatatatatctaagaaaaaatataattttttttttgaggaAAATCAAATCTAAAACCATATCAAAAAAATCCCCCATTTTGGCTTGCTTTGCCCCGAGCCAACTTGGCCCAAACAAAACACAAGGAAGGcctttcctttttcttcttcttcttcttcttcaccttGTTGGATTTCCGACACCGACCCACCCACCCCTCCCTCAATCTCGCACATGATttagatattattttatttacttttccaagaacagaaaaaaagataaataaagtcTACATAGCACAGCATAGCATATATATAGATGGTGTTTTCAGATCACCACCGtctaaagttaaaaatataaaactttagtAGGGGAGGGTGATATGGGAGGAAGCAAGAACAATAATTATCTGAAGAAGAGTGCTAGTACTAGTACAAGTAGTAGTAGTGGTGGTTTTACAACAAATCCACAAGATTACCAGCTTCTAGAAGAAGTTGGTTACGGTGCAAGTGCCACCGTTTACCGCGCGATCTATCTTCCTTCCAATGACGTCGTCGCCGTCAAGTCCCTGGATCTCGAACGCATCAACAGCAATCTCGTAATTTCCTCTTTctctcttatttatttatttatacaacATTTCTTGTTTATTTAAATTCACAACCGATCTTCAACTTGAATCTCAGTCAAACTTCCTTAGactataattttatatatacttacaatatagatagatacatacTTATTAAAATTAGGCTATTAACTTAGATGTCTAGATATTTGGAAAGGTAAGTATTATACACATCCACACATATTTACAATTTGTCTACCACCAGACTAGATAGAACCTTTTGATTGATAGGTCACCTTAAAGACTGTCACGAACGAGTCGATTTGCTAAAATGCATATATTTCTAGGGCTAATAAACCTAACGGCTGAAAGCTTTTCACTGTTATTTAGGGATTTTAGGATCTCAACTAAATCAGAATACATAGAATTGTTTGTCATTGCCAATCCCTTATAATGTTATGCGGCAGTGGCGAAGCCAAGATTAACACTTTGGATGGGCCAAAACCTAAAAATGAGTCGTAAAAGCTAAAAGGGAAATTATTAATCCTCTTAactaaatagcttaaaaatcctcctaactattagatgatgacatgtggaaaatcagggggcaggattaggaaagaaaaataGTTGATAACTCATGTCACTTTCTTATAggtttaggaggatttttaggctaattcttaggaggatttatcaatGAGATAAAGGAACAAAATTGaatgatttataaaataatgtaCCTTGAAATAAGAAAAAGGGAATACAAACTCTTCAAAATATGTGATAAACAGCAAAACAGGTACACGTACAGTCGTCCATTTATAAATTAGTAGGCTaagaatcaaatatttttgACTTGTTGGATGGGCCAAATAAACCATGAATCAGATTTTTATAGAATTACACTTATAAAGTGTTAGTATTGTTATTGGACTAGGGTGGGCCTTGGCCCTTCCTACTACCAATGTGGCTTCGCCACTGTTATGCGGACGATATTATGTTAAGTTCCGCAAGGCATTTTTTTTCCGAATTATAGATTACATCTTACCTGGGGAAAGTGTTTTTAAATGTATCTAATCTATGACAGTGTCATGTTTTGCTATAGTTTGTATCAGTCTTTAAGGCTTATATCGGTGTGTATCAAACATCCAGTTCTTATTTGTTTGTTGTATAGGACCTATTATAACTGGTAAGCCAGTGACGTGGCTGATTATATGGCTGCCATGCTAGCAAAAGTACTGGTTTCCTGATGAAGAGGTCATACAATATCAACGAATTTAAAGCCTGGTACACACATAAAGTTTGAATGTATGATACACATTGTAGCAAGATTTTGACTAGCTGTATACACTTAGAAATACTTAGCTCGTAGATACACACTAATTGCATTAGTAGAGGAGTACTTGTTAGATCAATTAGTTGATTGGTGGAAGGATTTGGGCCAACTGTTTAGGTGCTAGTGTGATTTGTTTCATTTGGTGATGAATAACTTATGTAAGGACTGGTTACAGGATGATATTCGAAGGGAGGCCCAAACAATGAGTTTGATAGATCACCCTAATGTGATAAGGGCATTTTGTTCATTTGTTGTCAACCAAAACCTTTGGGTGGTTATGCCATTCATGGCTGAAGGTTCTTGTCTACATCTCATGAAAACAGCTTATCCAGATGGGTTTGAAGAGTCGGCTATTGCTTCTATTCTCAAGGAGACTCTTAAGGCATTGGAATACTTGCATCAACACGGACATATCCATCGTGATGTTAAGGTCATTCTTAATACATGCATCATATACTATCTATTGGTTAATAAATTGTGGAATAGTTTATTTAACAATATTTTGATTTAGGCTGGAAATATACTTCTTGACACTAATGGAGTGATAAAGCTCGGTGATTTTGGTGTCTCAGCTTGTATGTTTGATAGAGGTGATAGACAACGTTCAAGAAATACATTTGTAGGAACTCCTTGCTGGTTAGTAACTAGtcaactatttttatttttgttttttacatgtAATGCATGACCTTTACTATTGATACTGCTTACAGGATGGCTCCAGAGGTTCTTCAGCCAGGAAGTGGATATGATTTCAAGTGAGTGTTGATCTTTTACTATAAAATTGTTAATGGCTGTAGTATGCATTTATGATTTTTTGCAAAGAATTAAATGGTGGTAGTAAAGTACTATAATCATGATCTGTGAATATGGTGGTACTGTGAGCTAGCAAACGATGTTAGGTTCTTATGATCCTAAAACTCCCACCTCGTATGTACAGGGCTGACATTTGGTCTTTTGGAATTACTGCACTGGAGCTAGCTCATGGTCATGCCCCTTTCTCAAAGTACCCTCCGATGAAGGTTAGTATTGTGTGAACATAATGAATATATTCATTTCAGGTAATGGTTTTCTGAGGAGGTTTGCCCGTTatcagttttattttatttattaaaccttttttattgattttatgtcACAGGTACTCTTGATGACCATCCAAAATGCACCCCCTGGACTTGATTATGATCGCGATAAACGGTTTTCTAAGGTAtcatatattcttttttctCTTCATCGCCCATCTTACATTGGCATTCACAACTACTATCTTCTTCTGTAGTCCTTTAAAGAATTGGTTGCCATGTGCTTGGTGAAAGATCAAACAAAAAGGCCAACTGCTGAGAAGTTGTTAAAACATTCCTTTTTTAAGCAAGCTAAACCTCCAGAGCTTTCTGTCAAGAAACTCTTTACTGACTTGCCACCACTGTGGCATCGTGTGAAAGCCCTTCAGGTCTGTCTTCACAGTTTATGGTGTATATGAGTTTCATGACTGTTATATGACCTTATTAAATATGTGCAGATTAAAGATGCTGCTCAACTAGCTCTGAAGAAGATGCCCTCAGCTGAACAAGAGGCCATATCACAGGTTTGAGTCATTATTTCACAAAAGCTGTGCCGATGTTTGTTCCCAAACATATATTAATTGTCTAGTTATTCTGTTCTTATATCTTTTTTATGATAATCTTTCAGAGTGAGTACCAGCGGGGTGTCAGCGCCTGGAACTTTGATGTTCAAGATTTAAAATTCAAAGCATCCTTGGTATTATTTTATACATCTTGCTCCTTTTTTAGCTTACTAAACCATGCTGATGTATTATCTGTACTTTAGTAACCGACTATAACTCAATATTTCATGTTCACTACAGGTGCAAGATGATGACGAAATTCAAGATATTAGGGAAGATGATGTAAATTCAAGTTCATATGTCAATAATGTAAGGATTTATGTAAATCTTTTTGTGctatattttaacttacaatCCCTATATCTACTCTATGCCTACATAGGCCCTTTGATATTTTAGAATGTACAAAATAAGATACCGTTCTCTTCTGCAGGATGCTTCTGATTCGAAGGCTACTAGTGGCAAACAATATTCTACAAACGAGAGCGTTTGCAGGTCAGTGGTATGCGCAAGTACTAATATGAGATTATATTGCATAGG includes these proteins:
- the LOC122611331 gene encoding STE20/SPS1-related proline-alanine-rich protein kinase-like, whose translation is MGGSKNNNYLKKSASTSTSSSSGGFTTNPQDYQLLEEVGYGASATVYRAIYLPSNDVVAVKSLDLERINSNLDDIRREAQTMSLIDHPNVIRAFCSFVVNQNLWVVMPFMAEGSCLHLMKTAYPDGFEESAIASILKETLKALEYLHQHGHIHRDVKAGNILLDTNGVIKLGDFGVSACMFDRGDRQRSRNTFVGTPCWMAPEVLQPGSGYDFKADIWSFGITALELAHGHAPFSKYPPMKVLLMTIQNAPPGLDYDRDKRFSKSFKELVAMCLVKDQTKRPTAEKLLKHSFFKQAKPPELSVKKLFTDLPPLWHRVKALQIKDAAQLALKKMPSAEQEAISQSEYQRGVSAWNFDVQDLKFKASLVQDDDEIQDIREDDVNSSSYVNNDASDSKATSGKQYSTNESVCSDEVVPSESISNKEETPESNVLEDNKGTTDLEKSRIKAEQLPSTSDKEAKTRILSARNRQTQSGPLVAGVVLNHSKSERSRNFERSDNGSSQAVEKVHQVRRAPSFSGPLNLPNRASGNSLSAPIKPTGGYRDSMDDKSKANLVQIKGRFSVTSEDLDLVKDIPLYSVPRRSPQDASLRKSASVGDWIFDSNKMPTPREINSSSVHSNLSASVLMPHLQNLFQQTSLQQDLILSLLNSLQSSEVAEASQNGKLPPLPRSSENNGSVEVSDRERLLLTKVSELQSRLTILTEELTTEKLKYVQLQERVDAITSREDGQKGESDA